A stretch of Pedosphaera parvula Ellin514 DNA encodes these proteins:
- the mpl gene encoding UDP-N-acetylmuramate:L-alanyl-gamma-D-glutamyl-meso-diaminopimelate ligase, producing MASAAAAMKEKGFHVTGSDQNVYPPMSTFLAEKKVEVMSGYAESNLAHKPDLVVIGNAISRGNPEAEVALEKKLRYCSLPELLKEFFIRGKRSLVVTGTHGKTTTTSLLTWVFEHNGYNPSYLIGGIPNNLGQGAKFTDSEWFIIEGDEYDTAFFDKRSKFVHYLPEVAIINNLEFDHADIFENLGTIQTAFKRFINLVPRNGQLIANGDDPNLAPLLNVTHCPVKRFGFGEENAWRAMNLNLAPTVSEFEIPSFKFRIGLLGELNVRNALAVVACAKHCGLKNHEIQSAFDTFKGIKRRMEVRGVSGGVTVVDDFGHHPTAIRETLKALRIKFKGQKIWAIFEPRTNTTRRNVFQTELADSFADADAVVVSQIARLELLKPEERLDPERLMQEIKSKGKTAEYLLDADAIVEHVCKHAQGGEVICVFSNGGFGGIHNKLLDRLAKVARR from the coding sequence ATGGCATCAGCGGCGGCAGCGATGAAGGAGAAGGGTTTTCACGTCACGGGTTCGGACCAGAATGTGTATCCACCGATGTCGACATTTTTGGCGGAGAAAAAAGTAGAGGTGATGTCGGGTTATGCGGAATCGAATCTGGCGCACAAGCCGGACCTGGTGGTGATCGGGAATGCGATTTCGCGCGGGAATCCGGAGGCGGAAGTGGCTTTGGAAAAAAAGCTGAGATATTGCTCGCTGCCGGAATTGTTGAAGGAATTTTTTATTCGCGGCAAGCGTTCGCTGGTGGTGACCGGCACGCATGGGAAGACCACCACGACGTCGCTGTTGACGTGGGTTTTCGAGCACAACGGGTATAATCCAAGTTATCTGATTGGAGGCATTCCGAATAATTTGGGGCAGGGGGCGAAGTTCACGGACAGCGAATGGTTCATCATTGAAGGGGATGAGTATGACACGGCTTTTTTTGATAAACGGAGCAAGTTTGTGCATTACCTGCCGGAGGTTGCGATCATCAATAACCTTGAGTTTGATCACGCGGATATTTTTGAAAACCTGGGAACGATTCAGACGGCATTCAAACGCTTCATCAATTTGGTGCCGCGCAATGGGCAGTTGATCGCGAATGGTGATGATCCGAATCTGGCTCCGTTATTGAATGTGACGCATTGTCCGGTGAAACGATTCGGTTTTGGTGAAGAGAATGCGTGGCGGGCCATGAATTTAAATCTGGCGCCGACGGTTTCGGAATTTGAGATTCCGAGTTTTAAATTCCGCATTGGTTTGTTGGGGGAATTGAACGTGAGGAATGCCCTGGCGGTGGTGGCTTGCGCGAAGCATTGCGGGTTAAAGAACCATGAAATTCAATCGGCTTTCGATACGTTTAAAGGCATCAAACGCCGCATGGAAGTGCGTGGCGTGAGTGGCGGGGTGACGGTGGTGGATGATTTTGGACATCATCCCACGGCAATTCGCGAAACATTGAAGGCATTGCGGATTAAATTTAAGGGGCAGAAGATTTGGGCGATTTTTGAACCCCGCACCAATACAACGCGACGCAATGTTTTCCAGACTGAATTGGCAGATTCGTTTGCCGATGCGGATGCCGTGGTGGTTTCGCAGATTGCGCGCTTGGAATTATTAAAGCCGGAGGAACGGCTGGATCCAGAGCGCTTGATGCAGGAAATTAAGAGCAAGGGTAAGACGGCGGAGTATTTACTCGATGCGGACGCGATTGTGGAGCATGTCTGCAAGCATGCGCAGGGAGGCGAAGTGATCTGTGTATTCAGCAATGGCGGCTTTGGTGGCATCCATAACAAGCTGCTGGATCGCCTGGCAAAAGTGGCGCGGAGATAA